tcatctcaattCAATTGCCTTTCTTGTTTTCGCCGTCCTGGCTCAATCAAGAAAActaatctcgttgagatgatcaacgataatctataattagcATTTCTTATAAGAGagtgatattatatataatacacaaaaacagatatatcaagtttcataaaaaatgaCACACAGTCCAACAGACCACACCAATCACCATCACCAGTACCCTCAGGAAAACAGACGATGAATATCAAATGGATTAGATAGCAAGCACAAAATGTAGTTGGGATAAACCAGTTTTACTCAAGGTTAAATGAGTTATCATCATAACAATATCCATTACATTGATTATCTTTTTTGcagtatttttcaaattattaagaAATGGGAGGTAATCATCTgcacaatttcttttttataaactgttattGTTTGATGGagtaaatcattttgaaatatactAAATGTTACTTTCACATACTGGTAAGGTTATTCTTTCTGCAAagtaaattcatataaatattttggtaaattCCTTTACAAATAGTAATAAAAGTACTAAACTCCaaggaaaaattgaaaaattatattcatttctttatatgaACCAGGCTGCTAACAATATGAGAtgagaataataaaaaaatatttattttaatgttaaggTGTGGTGGAGAAAATACCTGAGCCCAAACTAACCTGTATACAAGCCAGTGATGATAGACATATGTACAAGTATGATGAAAAGATCAGCATTTGTTTAGAAAGATATCAgtaagatagaaaaaaataatagattgATAAAATTTtccatatactgtaaattcagaaattattgtgaggttttcCTCAATGCAaataatgcatataaaaatgaaaactgaCATTTTGATATCTGATGCATATACCCCAAATATGAATGCAGCTTTTcctgaaaacacaaaaaataatctCACAGTAATGTTCATTCTTcaaaaatagtaataataaatgcacacaacaTGCACAATGATTTCTGTATTTACAGTtaataagattgagaatggaaatgatctgaatcaatttgaaaatatactcTCCAACATATAATACACACGATTTATTCAAAACTGTACAACAcgacattaaactttgttttaaagaacaaaaattaGTTTGACTTGTCACAGATGTTGATAAGTTTGATACACACTTATCAAGTCATGGTTATTTTTCTGGTAAAAACAAGGAATTTCTATCatgaaaaacacacaaatatagTGATAAATGGAATATAAGATATCATAgtgtaaataaaactaaaatatcaGCTTATCTACACAATATGAAGCCTTTTGAACTAGTTTACTGCCCTCACTAATCAAAAAGTGTAACTGAATGATAAACGCATATGATAGTTGAAGAAATATGAATTTTGAGATATAAGAATAAGTAAGGGTTCATCAGATATGTATTTGATACCATGAGTATTTATAATTGTCTAATTCTAAGGgtatattaatcatgttaataattGTTGgtacatattttgtataatggataattattatttttccagTGTCCATGCAATGCCAGTCAGAGGGAGTCACAGCAAGGTACCATCTTTACAGGAAAAATTCATACGGTGCTCAAACAGACTACAAGTTCATGATGTTATTAACCTACTGATGAAAAGATTAGAGATACCATCAGAAGCAGAGgtattattttatgtattttcttaTAATTCAGGACCAACAGTTTTTGAGGGCCAttattatacatgatatataatcCTCTTGTTCACATGATTGATGTACTTGGCttttaagtttaaacatattttaatgttcAAATGACAAATCTATCAGACACAAGTTTTACAATCTTctccaaaaaataataaaaaaaaaaaaaaagatttcaaaattaaagtcttACAGTGAAACAATACTTCCAAAAAGTACAAAGTCTTACAGTGAAacattatttcaaaaagaaagtGCAGGTAAGCCGGTAAGGAATTGCTGATTTGGTCATGAAATATACCTCTTTCTGTACACGATGGTTTAGACAATACAATTTACTATAGAGATTAGAGACCCAATGGTCCACCTAAAGGTGAAATGTCAAAGCAGACAATtaaatcagtggcggatccagcacTTTCCATAAGGGGGGGGGcctctgactgacctaagggggggcctgctccagtcatgcttcaggcCAAGTTCGGATGGAAATCGAGTTCTGACTCTAGTTCCATATGAAcggtaaataattttgaagagtAAGGACTCTAGATTACCGGAAGTACAAGGCCCCGACTCTGAATATGTTTACATTCAAATTTGATTGTATCGCATCATAACATCCGAGATATCGAGTCGATCTCTAGTAACCCTGCCACAACCCAGGGCTCATTGAGTTCTAATGGCGGGAAAACTATATCCAATCATAACAGGTGTTATATATGACCATGTCAATCCTATCTACTCTAGACATCCATCCGAACTTGGcctcagtgattccctatataagtaACCAAATTTTACCCACAAAAGGGGGGCCTAggcccccctggatccgcctatgattATTATTGATGCCCTGAAATTGTTTATctgtaattttaaattaagatgtcatttggaaagaaaaaaaacattgtgtataaCTTTGCTCTTTGgatgttgttttttattattggatAAGATGCCATAAGTAAGAACTTCtcattaataatattaatttactttaatgtattttgtaattttcagtTAACACTAATATGCCATGGACATGAACTGACAAAAGAATGGTCACTGAAACAAGTATATCTGATGTACTGGAGTCCAAaggtaaatatttttcttcaaattatagAGTTACTTCTCTTTTGCCACTGTATATGGAGTTACACTCAGTAATAACATAGTGAGGTAAATGAGCttaacatttaattaaatataagtCATCACTGAGTCTATTTGTtgtagtaattttttttgtctgtaaTTAATGGTTAATAAtcacttgttttattttgaacattatTTTCTTACCGTAgagtatattttcaatttttactaaACTATGCAGTCTAAACAGTGAATTGTAAATTAGATGTACAAAGGTACAGAACAATTTCTCTCGATTGTCTCTAATTATTTAATTGTTAAGTTCTGTTATCAGtacatttctatatatttttttaaatttattccaGGGATCACCAATGTTTCTATTTTACTGCTTTAAACCTGGATGAATTCTGACACTTTACATTAAATGCATCCTAGTAGAGCTGCAGGACGGCTTGGTGCTAGATATGATAGAATATTCTGTCACATAGAGTTGCTCAACAAGACTGGAAAAACTTACAAAACAAACTgatacaaaagtttgattttttttataaatgaaatttttatcatcctaaaactaatattttttccatattcCTTTACAAATTGAACTATTTCTTCTTTTGAATGTTTACagtgcatttatttaatttcataaatgaCAAACTTATGTAATGTTTATACTGTTTTCaactattgttattttttaaacacttttgcATTTATAGTCTTAAACTTAAACTATGCTATATATGCTTATATGTGACATATCAAATAGCTAATTGTATCATTACTGTGCTTATGCAAGAGTTCATGCCCTTTTAGGATATCAATGATTCATGacactttttcaattttcatttataactgGTCTCTTCAAACTGACCAGCTGCTGAAAAGTTTAGATCATTTTTagcatcaaaatatttttgatataatgtaaatgaagtgcattaattaaaaaaaaccttgttcttttaaatttctaatacatgaaaagttttgaaaaaagattgACTCCTATATGAAAACTTCTATTGCAATGGCATTTTATGTCAGTAAATTTCAGTAATTAATCAGTTAGTCAAGTAGGAGGGTGATCCtgaaaatgcattaaatatttgcaactgaatgtttagaaaacaacaGTCACCATTACCATGtagaagggagataatttttaGCATATTATGAGATGTTATGGTGTGGTTAAgcaagttatctccccttcttGTCCTGTTTACAACATTTTAGCAATTTAAAGCAATGATAACAAACTGCAACTTTCAATAGTCATTTGacccatttttattttataaagattaaagACTCTTGAATAAGAACAGTGATAACTATTATTGTGACATGACTGGCCAGAGGCTGGTCCTCATTTTACTGtaatatgaattttaatgttttatatgttgttgtaGTTATTGCTTGGTTGTTGATTAAAAACTGTTGCATTTTCTGTTTTTGTACTCTATGATGACCCACTCGGTcagaaactgaaaaaaaatccaagaaaATGCTACATcatgcaaaacaaatatatgtaaatgagaTCATAGACCTTAAGAGTTAATATAGAAAGaatttaaatactgtaaatttagaaattaatgtGAGGTT
Above is a window of Mytilus trossulus isolate FHL-02 chromosome 4, PNRI_Mtr1.1.1.hap1, whole genome shotgun sequence DNA encoding:
- the LOC134716011 gene encoding polycomb group RING finger protein 1-like, translated to MDLEEELLKINISHLNSHITCSLCYGYFIDATTTTECLHTFCKSCIVKYLQTSKSCPQCGVKIHETQPQLHLRADRTMQDIVYKIVPALFENEEKRREEFYNSRGFSKLKKGVVEKIPEPKLTCIQASDDRHMYKYDEKISICLERYHVHAMPVRGSHSKVPSLQEKFIRCSNRLQVHDVINLLMKRLEIPSEAELTLICHGHELTKEWSLKQVYLMYWSPKGSPMFLFYCFKPG